The region AACAAAAGTTAACCACATGATGAGGACATTTCCTCCTTAATGTAGAAGAGAACTCAGCCGGCAGAATCTTGTAAGTGCGGTGACagagttttaaaataaactaaGAGCTAAGAGCATAAGAAAAGAGTTGGCAGCTCATCGTGGGATCAGAACTTAAGCAAAGCTGTACACGAAACTTCTAAACAGGTGATTAGTGAAGGAAGTGATGAGCACATTTAGTTCAAGGAAGATAGCCACATACTGGATTCACTCTCTGGACTCACTATTACTCTACAGAAGTTACTTGAACAAAGAGTGCTCTACGCCTGAGACCCGGGCACATTTGTGTCAACACTTGGCTAGTCATAGATTCATGGAAGGTGAGTACAGCCTCCACAGTTATAATACTACTTATTCCTTGAAGCTCTTGTCCTACATCTTTGTCCCATGAGAGTAATAATAATTACGTGCATATTTCAGTTCTGTTATTTGAAAAAGTGCAAGCTTCAAGAGCACTCTTTTGACGCTGCAAATGTTCTATTAAAATCTTGAGAGCCATGCTGAACCCGCTGGATGTTTGGATACAGTCAGGGTGGCATTCCAGCGCCTAAATGCGGATGGAAGGGTATTTACTTTTTAACTAACAAGAGCTAGCATTGATGGCAAAAGATAATTACCCTCAAAAAGAGAGACAGTCATTTGCTATGGATGAAAGACTTGGGTAATTGGGCCATTGGTTCTGTGGACCTTTACTTTCTTTCACGCGTTTTAATTTGAAGAAAATACACTTTCAATCTACCCAAAATGTGTAGAAATTTTTACATATGAAacaatatttattaataaaaaatttcacGAGGGAAACAAAatcaatgagaaagaaaattcaaatattttgacTATCAACTTGCCCTTGTAGAAAATAAAAGATTCCCCCAAAATCTGAATCGCCAGACTGCAATTCCACTCAGAGCCTCTGGGCGCCGCTGTCGGCCAGTGCAGAGCAAGCTCCGCTGTCCCGGATCCCTCAGTCTCTAAGCTGCAATTTCCTACGCACAAACGAATACACATCAAGGGGAAACTCTCACTCACACAGACTAAGACATCGATTCCCGGACACAAACCGGGGTCCCGCTGTCCGGGGCTGAACGCGCCTCCACCGCGGTAGGCTGCACTCTCTCCTACTGTGAAGAACTGAAGACCTACAGAGAACCCGAGCCAACAATGGGAGGGAGCAGCGCGCGGAGGCAGCGCCCCGGCCGCCCGCAGGTACTGTTTACCCTGCTGCTGCCTTTGTTCTGTCCCGCGCTGGGCCAGCCCGTCCGCTACTCCATCCCTGAGGAGCTGGACCGAGGTTCGGTGGTGGGGAACCTCGCTAAGGATCTGGGGCTCAGTGTCCTGGAAGTGTCGGCTAGGAAGCTGCGGGTTAGCGCTGAGAAGATGCACTTCAGCGTGGATTCCGAGAGCGGGGACTTACTGGTGAAGGACCGCATAGACCGCGAGCAGATATGCAAAGGGAGGAGAAGGTGTGAGCTACAGTTGGAAGCCGTGCTGGAAAACCCTTTAAACATTTTTCATGTGGTTGTGGAGATTGAAGATGTTAATGATCACGCTCCTCAATTTCCAAAAGACGAAATAAACCTAGAGATAAGTGAATCCGTCAGCCCAGGTGTGAGAACAATTCTGGAGTCAGCAAAAGATCCTGATATTGGTATGAATTCTCTAagtaaatatcagttaagtcctAACGACTACTTCTTATTGTTGGTGAAAGACAATCCGGATGGTACCAAATACCCAGAATTAGAATTGCAGAAGATGCTGGACCGAGAAACAGAGAGCACACACAACCTGGTGCTGACAGCTGTAGACGGTGGGGACCCGCCCCGAAGTGGCACAGCTCAGCTTCGAATCCGAGTGATGGACGCCAATGATAACCCTCCAGTGTTCAGCCAAGAAGTGTACAGAGTCCGCGTTCGAGAAGACTTGCCTCCAGGGACCACCGTCCTAAGGCTGAGGGCCACGGATCAGGACGAGGGCATCAATGCAGAGTTCACATATTCCTTCCTGGGTGTGGCTAACAAAGCCCAGCACGAGTTCTCTCTGGATCCCGTAACAGGAGATATAATAACTCTACAGTCGTTAGACTTTGAAGAAGTAGAACAATATACGATTGATGTGGAGGCGAAGGATCGAGGATCTCTTTCTTCGCAGTGTAAAGTAATTATAGAAGTTCTGGATGAGAACGACAACCGCCCAGAAATAATCATCACTTCTCTCTCGGATCAGATTTTGGAGGATTCCCCTTCCGGAACGGTTGTGGCCCTCTTCAAGGTACGGGATCGAGATTCTGGGGAAAACGCAGAAGTCACTTGCAGTTTAAGCGGAAACAACCCATTTAAGATTCATTCTTCTTCCAATAATTACTACAAGTTAGTAACAGATAGCATCCTAGATCGAGAACAGACACCAGGGTACAACGTCACTATCACAGCCACAGATAGGGGCAAGCCGCCCCTTTCCTCCAGCACAACCATCACTCTGAATGTCGCTGATGTCAACGACAATGCGCCAGTTTTCCAACAGCAGGCCTACCTAATAAACGTACCAGAAAACAACCAGCCCGGTACGTCCATAACTCAAGTCAGAGCATGGGATCCAGATGTGGGATCCAATGGCCTCGTCTCCTACTCCATCATAGCTAGCGACCTAGAACCAAAAGTGCTGTCATCCTTCGTGTCTGTGAACCAGGACAGTGGGGTGGTGTTCGCGCAGCGCGCCTTCGACCACGAGCAGCTGCGCTCCTTCC is a window of Rattus norvegicus strain BN/NHsdMcwi chromosome 18, GRCr8, whole genome shotgun sequence DNA encoding:
- the Pcdhgb7 gene encoding protocadherin gamma-B7 precursor, whose protein sequence is MGGSSARRQRPGRPQVLFTLLLPLFCPALGQPVRYSIPEELDRGSVVGNLAKDLGLSVLEVSARKLRVSAEKMHFSVDSESGDLLVKDRIDREQICKGRRRCELQLEAVLENPLNIFHVVVEIEDVNDHAPQFPKDEINLEISESVSPGVRTILESAKDPDIGMNSLSKYQLSPNDYFLLLVKDNPDGTKYPELELQKMLDRETESTHNLVLTAVDGGDPPRSGTAQLRIRVMDANDNPPVFSQEVYRVRVREDLPPGTTVLRLRATDQDEGINAEFTYSFLGVANKAQHEFSLDPVTGDIITLQSLDFEEVEQYTIDVEAKDRGSLSSQCKVIIEVLDENDNRPEIIITSLSDQILEDSPSGTVVALFKVRDRDSGENAEVTCSLSGNNPFKIHSSSNNYYKLVTDSILDREQTPGYNVTITATDRGKPPLSSSTTITLNVADVNDNAPVFQQQAYLINVPENNQPGTSITQVRAWDPDVGSNGLVSYSIIASDLEPKVLSSFVSVNQDSGVVFAQRAFDHEQLRSFQLTLQARDQGSPALSANVSMRVLVGDRNDNAPRVLYPALEPDGSALFDMVPRAAEPGYLVTKVVAVDADSGHNAWLSYHVLQASDPGLFSLGLRTGEVRTARALGDKDAARQRLLVAVRDGGQPPLSATATLLLVFADTLQEALPDLVDHPIPPDPQSELQFYLVVALALISVLFLLAIILAIALRLRQSSSPSTTGCFGSVLGSKSRPVLPPNSSEGTLPYAYNVCVPGDQLKPEFNFLTSVGDYPAAQDLLNKDSSSALLASILTPGVEADEQTFNQQAPPNTDWRFSQAQRPGTSGSQNGDETGTWPNNQFDTEMLQAMILASASEAADGSSTLGGGTGTMGLSARYGPQFTLQHVPDYRQNVYIPGSNATLTNAAGKRDGKAPAGGNGNKKKSGKKEKK